The following are from one region of the Pelagibius sp. CAU 1746 genome:
- the smc gene encoding chromosome segregation protein SMC, with translation MVQFTKLRLSGFKSFVDVTELDIQSGITGVVGPNGCGKSNLVEALRWAMGETSAKRMRGKEMDDVIFAGSSNRPARNVADVTLVLDNSQRKAPAMFNEFDEIEVVRRIERGSGSTYRVNGKEVRARDVQLLFADAATGAHSTALVSQGRIGTIINSKPQDRRHLLEEAAGITGLHSRRHEAELRLRAAETNLERLDDVISTLESQLQGLKKQARQATRYRNVNDQIRRSEAIVLHLEGEEAKAALARAEEAFGEAEKAVAEATEAAAAKSTEQAEAASALPGLRETEAEAAAALQRLKVDRDTLDREEAQAAEGKARAEERLAQLLGDKSRAEALAGDADAAQQRLNQERGELNVAAEGEQEALAAAEAERATAAAKSEEQEQALSAVTKKIAEDEARANALTRRIEELSQRLARLRRQREEAQGQREAVVRETVAEGEVQAAADALAAAEQRLEQSREASSGASEATAEARNREAESRGKLREQEAAQAKLEAEIAALTALLEPEEADMWPPVVDAVTVTPGYEAALGAALGDDLTVSADEAAPVHWQSLAPMASVPALPHGAEPLSGVVRGPAALDRRLSQIGVVADRETGQRLQTQLQPGQRLVTKEGDLWRWDGFTARAEAPTAAAQRMAQRNRVVELRASLEDVERDTARASADHGELEAAVEQAAGAERAARAAEGEAFEAVNAARKEHGGLAQRANAVASRLAALDESLARLGGDVEENEATLAQAREEEAGLPDLNLEHQRADELREELAAARSALVERQARLDQLRREAEARGRRLMDIANEFQSWARRGEEAKTHLAELEERRAATEAEIEKLAAVPLALSEKREALAELIDAAETRRRDAADALASGETRLSEADKALKAEEARLTNARENRIRAEGAVSQARQTLDTVVQKVREKLSCALDTVLQVAEVEEGQELPPRGDVETKLARLLRERDNLGAVNLRAEQEARELDEQIVGMQSERSDLINAISRLRQGIASLNREGRERLLAAFEMVNTHFQELFVRLFGGGRAHLKLTESEDPLAAGLEIMASPPGKRLQVMSLLSGGEQALTALALLFGVFMTNPAPICVLDEVDAPLDDANVDRFCALVDELTKATGTRFLVITHHRMTMARVNRLFGVTMAERGISQLVSVDLEAAADLRESA, from the coding sequence GTGGTGCAGTTCACCAAGCTTCGCTTGAGCGGCTTCAAGTCCTTTGTCGATGTCACCGAACTGGACATCCAATCGGGCATAACAGGCGTCGTCGGCCCGAACGGCTGCGGCAAGTCCAACCTCGTCGAGGCGCTGCGCTGGGCCATGGGCGAGACCTCGGCCAAGCGCATGCGCGGCAAGGAGATGGACGACGTCATCTTCGCCGGCAGCTCCAACCGCCCGGCGCGCAACGTCGCCGACGTCACCCTGGTGCTGGACAACAGCCAGCGCAAGGCGCCGGCCATGTTCAACGAGTTCGACGAGATCGAGGTGGTGCGCCGCATCGAGCGCGGCAGCGGCTCCACCTACAGGGTCAACGGCAAGGAAGTCCGCGCCCGCGACGTACAGCTGCTCTTCGCCGACGCGGCCACGGGCGCCCACTCCACCGCCCTGGTCAGCCAGGGCCGCATCGGCACCATCATCAATTCCAAGCCGCAGGACCGCCGCCACCTGCTGGAAGAAGCCGCGGGCATCACCGGCCTGCACTCGCGCCGCCACGAGGCCGAGCTGCGCCTGCGCGCCGCGGAAACCAACCTGGAGCGCCTGGACGACGTCATCTCGACCCTGGAATCGCAGCTCCAGGGCCTGAAGAAGCAGGCCCGCCAAGCAACCCGCTACCGCAACGTCAACGACCAGATCCGCCGCTCCGAGGCCATCGTGCTGCACCTGGAGGGCGAGGAGGCCAAGGCCGCCCTCGCCCGCGCCGAGGAAGCCTTCGGCGAAGCCGAAAAGGCCGTGGCGGAAGCGACGGAAGCCGCCGCCGCCAAGTCCACCGAGCAGGCCGAGGCGGCCAGCGCCCTGCCCGGGCTGCGCGAGACCGAGGCCGAAGCCGCCGCCGCGCTGCAGCGCCTGAAGGTCGACCGCGACACCCTGGACCGCGAGGAAGCCCAGGCCGCCGAGGGCAAGGCCCGCGCCGAGGAGCGCCTGGCTCAGTTGCTGGGCGACAAGTCGCGCGCCGAGGCCCTGGCCGGCGACGCCGATGCGGCACAGCAGCGCCTGAACCAGGAGCGCGGCGAGTTGAATGTCGCCGCCGAGGGCGAGCAGGAAGCCCTGGCCGCCGCCGAGGCCGAACGCGCCACCGCCGCGGCCAAGAGCGAGGAACAGGAACAGGCGCTCAGCGCCGTCACCAAGAAGATCGCCGAGGACGAGGCCCGCGCCAATGCGCTGACCCGCCGCATCGAGGAGCTGTCCCAACGCCTCGCCCGCCTGCGCCGTCAGCGCGAGGAGGCCCAGGGCCAGCGCGAGGCCGTGGTGCGCGAAACGGTGGCCGAGGGCGAGGTACAGGCCGCCGCCGACGCGCTTGCCGCCGCCGAACAGCGTCTGGAGCAGTCCCGCGAAGCCAGCAGCGGCGCCTCCGAAGCCACCGCCGAAGCCCGCAACCGCGAAGCCGAGTCGCGCGGCAAGCTGCGCGAGCAGGAGGCCGCCCAGGCCAAGCTGGAAGCCGAGATCGCGGCGCTGACCGCCCTGCTGGAGCCGGAAGAGGCCGATATGTGGCCGCCGGTGGTCGACGCCGTCACCGTGACGCCGGGTTACGAGGCGGCGCTCGGCGCCGCCCTGGGCGACGACCTGACGGTCTCCGCCGACGAGGCCGCGCCGGTGCACTGGCAGAGCCTCGCGCCCATGGCCAGCGTGCCGGCCCTGCCCCACGGCGCCGAGCCGCTGAGCGGCGTGGTGCGCGGCCCCGCCGCCCTGGACCGCCGCCTGTCGCAGATCGGCGTCGTGGCGGACCGCGAAACCGGCCAGCGCCTGCAGACCCAGTTGCAGCCCGGCCAGCGCCTGGTGACCAAGGAAGGCGACCTGTGGCGCTGGGACGGCTTCACCGCCCGCGCCGAGGCGCCCACCGCCGCAGCCCAGCGCATGGCCCAGCGCAACCGCGTGGTCGAGCTGCGCGCCAGCCTGGAAGATGTGGAACGCGATACCGCCCGGGCCAGCGCCGACCACGGCGAGTTGGAGGCCGCCGTCGAGCAGGCCGCCGGCGCCGAGCGCGCCGCCCGCGCCGCCGAAGGCGAGGCCTTCGAGGCGGTGAACGCCGCCCGCAAGGAGCACGGCGGGCTGGCCCAGCGGGCGAATGCCGTGGCCTCGCGCCTGGCCGCCCTGGACGAGTCCCTCGCCCGCCTGGGCGGCGACGTGGAGGAGAACGAGGCGACCCTGGCCCAGGCCCGCGAGGAAGAGGCCGGGCTGCCCGACCTGAACCTGGAGCACCAGCGCGCCGACGAGCTGCGCGAGGAGCTGGCCGCGGCGCGCAGCGCCCTGGTGGAGCGCCAGGCACGCCTCGACCAGTTGCGCCGCGAGGCCGAGGCCCGCGGCCGCCGGCTCATGGACATCGCCAACGAGTTCCAGTCCTGGGCGCGCCGCGGCGAGGAGGCCAAGACCCACCTGGCGGAGCTGGAAGAGCGCCGCGCCGCCACCGAGGCGGAGATCGAGAAGCTCGCCGCCGTGCCGCTGGCGCTCTCGGAGAAGCGCGAGGCCCTGGCCGAGCTGATCGACGCGGCCGAGACGCGCCGCCGCGACGCCGCCGACGCCCTGGCCAGCGGCGAGACGCGCCTCAGCGAGGCCGACAAGGCGCTGAAGGCCGAGGAAGCCCGGCTGACCAACGCCCGCGAGAACCGCATCCGCGCCGAGGGCGCGGTCTCCCAGGCACGCCAGACCCTGGATACGGTCGTTCAGAAGGTGCGGGAAAAGCTGTCCTGCGCGCTGGACACTGTCCTCCAGGTGGCGGAGGTCGAGGAAGGCCAGGAGCTGCCGCCGCGCGGGGACGTGGAGACCAAGCTGGCCCGGCTGCTGCGCGAGCGCGACAACCTGGGCGCGGTCAACCTGCGCGCCGAGCAGGAAGCCCGCGAGCTGGACGAACAGATCGTCGGCATGCAATCGGAGCGCAGCGACCTGATCAACGCCATCAGCCGCCTGCGCCAGGGCATCGCCAGCCTGAACCGCGAGGGGCGCGAACGCCTGCTGGCGGCCTTCGAGATGGTGAACACCCACTTCCAGGAGCTCTTCGTGCGCCTCTTCGGCGGCGGACGGGCCCACCTGAAGCTCACCGAATCGGAAGACCCCCTGGCCGCCGGCCTGGAGATCATGGCCAGCCCGCCGGGCAAACGCCTGCAGGTCATGTCGCTGCTGTCCGGCGGCGAACAGGCGCTGACCGCCCTGGCCCTGCTGTTCGGCGTCTTCATGACCAACCCGGCGCCAATCTGCGTGCTGGACGAGGTCGACGCCCCGCTGGACGACGCCAACGTGGACCGCTTCTGCGCCCTGGTCGACGAGCTGACCAAGGCCACCGGCACCCGCTTCCTGGTCATCACCCACCACCGCATGACCATGGCCCGGGTCAACCGCCTGTTCGGCGTGACCATGGCCGAGCGCGGTATCAGCCAGCTGGTTTCGGTGGACCTGGAAGCCGCCGCGGACCTGCGCGAGAGCGCCTAA
- a CDS encoding thioredoxin domain-containing protein, with product MNRRNILIGLGVVAAGAAAGGAYWLRAAPTPLPGTAAAPQETMTLAAKTGGEPVFADDHVLGSAEAPVTILEYSSLTCPHCANFHKNTLPQVKSDWIDAGRARMVYRHYPLDQLALRAAAAANCIEGDAFFGFLDVLFKNQEKWAHSGDPLKALQQLAALAGLGPDAFEACINDEAQITRILELQTDGRDRYSIASTPSFVVNGTLVQGALPYDEFNAALEQAASKAS from the coding sequence ATGAATAGACGGAATATTCTGATCGGTCTTGGGGTTGTCGCCGCCGGTGCCGCGGCGGGCGGCGCCTACTGGCTGCGCGCCGCGCCGACCCCGCTGCCGGGCACCGCGGCCGCGCCGCAGGAGACGATGACCCTAGCCGCCAAAACCGGCGGCGAGCCGGTCTTCGCCGACGACCACGTCCTGGGCAGCGCCGAGGCGCCGGTCACCATCCTGGAATACTCCTCGCTGACCTGCCCGCACTGCGCCAACTTCCACAAGAACACCCTGCCGCAGGTCAAGTCGGACTGGATCGACGCCGGGCGCGCGCGCATGGTCTACCGCCACTACCCGCTGGACCAACTGGCGCTGCGCGCCGCAGCGGCGGCCAACTGCATTGAGGGCGACGCCTTCTTCGGCTTCCTCGACGTGCTGTTCAAGAACCAGGAGAAGTGGGCCCACAGCGGCGACCCGCTGAAGGCGCTGCAGCAGCTTGCGGCCCTGGCCGGGCTCGGTCCCGACGCCTTCGAAGCCTGCATCAACGACGAGGCGCAGATTACCCGCATCCTCGAACTGCAGACCGACGGCCGCGACCGATACAGTATTGCCTCGACTCCGAGCTTTGTGGTCAACGGCACGCTGGTGCAAGGCGCCCTGCCCTACGACGAATTCAACGCAGCATTGGAACAGGCCGCGTCCAAGGCGTCATAA
- a CDS encoding DUF721 domain-containing protein, translated as MSDYTSRRKGTAGDRRRGGRGLRALGSSLTSVTKRAFARRGLTGADIARQWPAIVGRDLAVHCRPRQLRFPKAGEAVDGRLTLRVAPGWALEVQHLEPLVLERINGYFGYRAVSRLVLQQGPLPPLEREGRGSRAGRRADPRETPRADLDEALAAKLSTVEDPELRAALEGLGRSLKGRRGGGAKNP; from the coding sequence GTGTCCGATTACACCTCTCGCCGCAAAGGAACGGCCGGCGACCGCCGGCGCGGCGGCCGCGGCCTGCGCGCGCTCGGCTCCAGCCTGACCAGCGTGACCAAGCGCGCCTTCGCGCGCCGCGGGCTGACCGGCGCCGACATCGCCCGCCAGTGGCCGGCCATCGTCGGGCGCGATCTGGCTGTCCACTGCCGCCCCCGCCAGTTGCGCTTTCCCAAGGCGGGGGAGGCCGTCGACGGCCGCCTGACCCTGCGGGTGGCGCCGGGCTGGGCCCTGGAGGTGCAGCATCTGGAGCCCCTGGTGCTGGAGCGCATCAACGGCTACTTCGGCTACCGTGCGGTCAGCCGCCTGGTGCTGCAGCAGGGCCCGCTGCCGCCGCTGGAGAGGGAGGGGCGCGGCAGCCGCGCCGGGCGCCGCGCGGACCCTCGGGAGACGCCTCGGGCGGACCTCGACGAGGCCCTGGCCGCCAAATTATCCACAGTCGAGGACCCGGAGCTGCGCGCGGCCCTGGAAGGCCTCGGACGCTCGCTCAAGGGCCGGCGCGGCGGCGGCGCAAAAAATCCATAG